Genomic segment of Syntrophobacterales bacterium:
CTCGATGCTGATTTCCTTGCTTTGGCCGCGGCCGTCACTCCGGCGGCGACGAGTGAAGAAATATCACAATTCTTCAAGGTGCCTTTGAACCAGGACGGCTTCTTCCAGGAAGCCCATGTAAAATTAAGGCCGGTTGATTTTTCTACGAGCGGCGTTTTTCTGTGCGGGATGGCCCATTATCCCAAGCACATCTCGGAGGCGATCAGCCAGGCTTATGGGGCTGCCAGCCGGGCGGTAACTGTGCTCTCGCGTGCGACGCTTATCGCCTCGGGCGCTGTTTGCGAGGTGAATGAGAACGAGTGCATCGCCTGCGGGGCTTGTCTTTCTGCCTGCACGGACGGCGCGATCGAGTTCCATGAGACGCCGCAGGGCAGCAGGGTGCGGGTCAACTCCATCCTCTGCAAGGGATGCGGGCTTTGCAACTCAAAGTGTCCTGTAGGCGCTATCTCCCTGAAACACTATACCAATAAAGAGATACTTTCCCAGATTAACGTGGCATTCCCATCTCCTGTAGAAGCGCAATAATGGGAAAAACAGGGATTACTGCCAAGGAATGGAGTTAAGAATGGCTAGTGGGCACAAGTTTGAACCGAATATTTTGGGGTTTTTATGCAACTGGTGCTGCTACGCAGGGGCAGATCTTGCCGGCGTTTCGCGTTATCAATACCCCTCCAACATAAGAATAATAAGATTGATGTGCTCCGGCAGGGTCGATCCGGAATTTATCCTTCAGGCCTTTGCCAACGGGGCAGACGGGGTTTTTATCGGCGGTTGCTGGCTCGGTGAATGTCATTATGGCGTGGAGGGAAATTACCACGCCTTGAGCATGATGCATATTTTAAGAAAATTGCTGAAACTGCTGAGGATTAACCCGGAAAGATTAAGGATCGAGTGGGTCTCTGCCTCCGAGGGGATCCGTTTCGCCGAAGTAGTAACTGACTTTACCCATAAGCTCGAAGAGTTGGGGCCCATCGGCG
This window contains:
- a CDS encoding hydrogenase iron-sulfur subunit, with the translated sequence MASGHKFEPNILGFLCNWCCYAGADLAGVSRYQYPSNIRIIRLMCSGRVDPEFILQAFANGADGVFIGGCWLGECHYGVEGNYHALSMMHILRKLLKLLRINPERLRIEWVSASEGIRFAEVVTDFTHKLEELGPIGASEKMSRYELNFQLETGKTLVPQLKLVERERLRVHFETVEEYDEYFASDAVETMFRELVAEKLAIAQIMFLLRKSPLSAEEISSALGISPSDVSRHLKISATQGLVRFDESRKRFSPVLT